In the genome of Hyphobacterium sp. CCMP332, one region contains:
- the yajC gene encoding preprotein translocase subunit YajC, which produces MSQNLFIFLQSSGGGNSGLIQFLFFGGIILVFYFFMIRPQQKKQKDAKKFQEEIRKGSSVVTVGGIHGKVFEVLDHEVILDVGTNTKLKVDKTALSLDASKRITEGK; this is translated from the coding sequence ATGTCACAAAACCTATTTATATTTTTGCAAAGTTCCGGAGGAGGAAACTCCGGATTAATACAATTCCTGTTTTTTGGCGGAATAATATTGGTCTTTTATTTTTTTATGATCAGACCACAGCAAAAAAAGCAAAAAGACGCTAAAAAATTTCAGGAGGAAATTCGCAAAGGATCAAGCGTTGTAACCGTGGGAGGCATCCATGGTAAAGTATTTGAAGTTCTTGATCATGAAGTAATTCTTGATGTTGGGACCAATACTAAATTAAAAGTGGATAAAACAGCCCTTTCATTGGATGCAAGTAAAAGAATCACTGAAGGAAAATAA
- a CDS encoding dephospho-CoA kinase — MLKIGITGGIGSGKSTISRVFATLGTGIYDADSRAKWLMCNDSVLKSQIIENFGEQSYSFDGELNRVYLGSVVFSNPEKTKLINGLVHPRVGLDFETWIKKQSGNYIIKEAALLIDSGSYKQLDKIILVKAPETLRIQRVLERDPQRSKETVRSIIDKQMSEEDMEKYTDYVIDNSGNKSILKDLLQLHQSFSLKN, encoded by the coding sequence ATGCTAAAAATTGGGATCACCGGTGGAATAGGTTCGGGCAAATCGACCATCTCCAGGGTATTTGCCACATTGGGAACAGGTATTTACGATGCAGATTCCAGAGCTAAATGGCTAATGTGCAATGATTCTGTCTTAAAATCTCAGATAATTGAAAATTTTGGAGAGCAATCCTATTCTTTCGATGGAGAATTAAATCGTGTTTATTTGGGATCTGTGGTATTTTCCAATCCCGAAAAGACGAAATTGATCAACGGGCTTGTTCATCCTCGGGTAGGTCTCGATTTTGAAACCTGGATTAAAAAACAATCGGGAAATTATATAATTAAAGAGGCCGCCTTACTGATTGATTCGGGTTCATACAAACAATTGGATAAAATTATCCTTGTAAAAGCTCCCGAAACACTCAGAATTCAGAGAGTACTGGAAAGGGATCCCCAGAGAAGTAAGGAAACCGTTCGTTCCATAATTGATAAACAGATGAGCGAAGAAGATATGGAGAAATACACTGATTATGTTATTGATAATTCCGGAAACAAAAGCATATTGAAGGACTTATTGCAATTGCATCAATCTTTTAGCCTTAAAAATTAA
- a CDS encoding DUF1573 domain-containing protein has protein sequence MRKLSAILFSALALFFYACDDTQNTDGSISANRLIAVPETADENVDPSEVEVAVITFNEKEFNFGEIESGEVVEHVFAFTNTGEAPLIISNAKASCGCTVPDWPKDPIEPGAEGKIKVRFDSKGKSGVQNKVVTVTANTQPSQTEVLIKGMVKSPKPSAEQPS, from the coding sequence AGAAAGTTAAGTGCAATATTGTTTTCTGCACTGGCATTGTTTTTTTATGCCTGTGATGATACACAAAATACTGATGGTTCAATTTCAGCCAACAGATTGATTGCTGTCCCTGAAACTGCAGATGAAAATGTGGATCCATCTGAAGTGGAAGTAGCAGTAATTACCTTTAATGAAAAAGAATTCAATTTCGGAGAAATCGAATCCGGTGAAGTTGTAGAGCATGTTTTTGCTTTTACCAATACAGGCGAGGCACCCCTTATTATTTCTAATGCCAAAGCCTCATGCGGATGTACTGTCCCCGATTGGCCTAAAGATCCCATTGAACCGGGAGCTGAAGGAAAAATAAAAGTGCGTTTTGATTCAAAAGGGAAATCAGGAGTTCAAAATAAAGTAGTAACAGTTACGGCCAATACTCAACCAAGTCAAACCGAAGTTTTGATCAAGGGTATGGTTAAATCACCAAAACCAAGCGCTGAACAGCCATCATAA